The Castanea sativa cultivar Marrone di Chiusa Pesio chromosome 4, ASM4071231v1 sequence TGTCTCCCCTCTGTGGCTAATCTATTCAACATAGCTGTTAACCAGAGAATGGAAGCAATAACTAATCCATTTAATTAGTTGCTTttaatactaattaattttgataaaaatataagagtcaaggttcaaaaaaaaaaccattacaaCTCCAATTCAAAAGCCATTTCTCAAGGGATACTATATATGCTATGTTACAACTTACTTCTTGTTCCTCCCACTTTAGATCATCACCTTTATGATTGaaagaaagttttattttatttatatatatatatattaatattgcaCATTATATAACATTATATTTGCACAATTCCAAGCAAACATTATATTTCACATGCAACCCAATCAATATACAAATTTACAAAGTAAGGACACTCCATTCTGTACACAACATAGCccttctgcagaaaaaacacAAGTTGTCTCCCCTTTATGGCTAATCGATTTAACATAGCTAACCAGAGTATGGAAGCAACTAATCTAATTAATATAGTTGCTTCTGACACTATTATTGATCAAAATATTAGAATCaagatttaaaacaaaaaccgaAAGTCTCTTACAATTTCCATTCAAAAGCCATTTCTCAAGGGATACTAATATACaatgttacaacttacaacttgTGCTAAGACCAAATCCAGTGTAAACTACCAGGTATCTAGCCAAGTTTGCATGAGCCCACCATCAATTAAGGTTGTGGAAGTTGTTGAACCTCACCATCTTTAACGTTACATTCATTTCTTCCTTTGCAAAAAGACATCATCTTCATTCCAACTTGAATATCACAAGACATACACTGCCGGCACTTTCGCTTCACCCACCCAAGGCAGCCTCTATCCTTGATACTCTCTAATGGAGTAACAGCCTCTTTGGTGCACATCCTGCCCAATAAGCACGAAAGAATTGCGAGCACAGTTAGGACAGACATCACTGCAAAGAAAGGACCTATAGACCCAGAAGAACTCCAAGCAGCATTATTGTTTGGTACAGCTACAGGGTTATAAGTCAAGGTTTGCCCTGGCTGTTGCTGCATAGGCAGTGATGGTGATGTTGTTGCCATAGCTGTTCTTGAAGAAGTAGAATTAGCATATTGTGAAATGGAAATATATATTTGCAGTATGTTGTGATAAAAGTGTTACTGTTGCTTCTTTAGCCGGCCGTAAGTGCATGAATGTGTGGAATACAAGATGGAAAGGGCTAAAGCtaacacttcttttttttttttattccgtTTTACTTTGAAGATAGTTTTGCATGCTTGCATTTTTCAAGCCTCGCAGAAAGTGGCCTTTTCCTTCGTAAAGAAGGTAGAGATTCCTTTACTAAAGTTAAAGTGAATCCCATGTGGTTAGTTTGATCATGATTATCTGAATCCTTCCTTTGTTAATTCAATAATGCTAcgtaaataacttttttttctaaacaaatttcacaacacTTTACATTGTTCGACTATGAATAATAGACAAAATGATACTCATGGAGCCATTACTTTTTCGCCACTACTCTAGGTCAACCAATTTAGCAATTGAGAGATttgctgtaaaaaaaaaagttgtgtcaagaaatgaagaaaaaaaaaacttaaaattaataaCACAACTAATTATGGGACTGATCGAGCACACATCCCTGTataagtacccaaaaaaaaggtttaatcAAGATCTAGCCAACTAATGtaattcctaaatttttttttttttttttttttggcatccTATGCAAATagacaaatattaattttttatttaaataaaaaaaatcacattttaaaCCCTATATTTTAggaatattttcaaattaaacttataatttcaaattaaatcttaaaatttaagGCTATTATAAATTAAACCTTAAAGTTTTGTTAGTTTCAAATCAAtttaaattccaaattaaaCTTGAATAGTCTAGAATTGAAATCGATGGGATTTTAAAGGTTCATGGCTCAATTCAAAACTAGTCAAAGTATAAGAGTTAACTTCTAACAATCTTAAACTCAtgatttactatttttttctgtaaataaaaaattattagtgagGGCCAATGTGGTTTATCTAGACGTGACCATAGTACGTAGCACCATAATCACTCTTAGAGTAAGactattgaaatatatatatattttttttttttttttttaaccactcTCAAGCTAAGACTATtgaaatatagttttttttttttaatagaaaaaacaaaaaacagattAAGGGAACGGTTAGCTGTGAAAAGACTGAATATTATATCAAAGGCTTGAGATAAAACTTAATTCCCGTTAGAGAAGGAATTAATTGAGAGAGGAAAAAGTTATTCTAATTTGTTACCAAGCatttaggctagagtaaaaaaTTCTACTCATTAAGGTTGCGTTTAGTAACACAActgcaaataaatttttaattatgataGAATACATTCttctaagaaataatttttggtATCATGCTAAAATTCttactaaaagaaaattatgttaaattaaatgaaattttttattattatgggtccgattggatagaacttattttgctgaaactgaaaactgaaaacactgtaacaaaataatttttaaatgtgtgaatagtgctgtgagacccatttttaatgaaaaagttgctaaaaagtgaaatttgtgagacccgtgaacagtgcatttgtgcactgttcattgctgaaaagtcaatacatgcggctgggttaaaaaaaaaaaaaaaagcaaaaacgcGGACGTGGACGCACAAAcgcggatccaaacgccctctatgTCTCTAGAGAGtgaattttttccaaaaataatgatttaattttaaaatattactcaattaataattttaaaaaataataactctgtaaaaaaaaaagtttaaatactgaagagatataataaaatcattattttattttaaaaattcgtAAAATGACGTATAACCtgatttttcacaattattgcaGTAACAACTAGCCAAACTGTGCAGCCTACAATCTAGAAGCCTAGAACAAGTGCAGCCTCTCAGGGTTGGCTCCAGGCCTAGGACTAAATCATCCATGGCCACATTACAAACAAAACTCCAAAAGTATACTTTAGGCTGCGTTTgattgggtgtaaaatatttttcgggtgtaaaataattttaactaaaaatattttcgagaaaagaaaatatttttaggtatttggtagtattttaaaaaatactttaaaaaatatttttaggtgtttggttgtgatcttgaaaatattatagaaaatacattttctacttgttgctcacattttctcacattttctcagcttccaaacaaatatcatttcccaatacagaacaacaaaacccaaaaaaaaaaaactcatcaaattttctcaatacagcacaacaaaacccaaaaaaaaaaaatcatcaaattcggtcagagaagaacgaagacagagagagagagagaggcgactgggttcgacgttgaggcgagatcgcgcggcgGAGGCGAAGGCGAGCACGATCAGACTGGGTTCATCAAAGATCGCGCGGCGATGGCGttggcgaaggcgagatcgcgccaGCGTGGCGATGGCGAAGGCAAGATTGCGCCGGCGCGacgatggcgaaggcgagattgcgcggcgatggcgaaggcgcgatctcgccggcACGGCGATGGCGAAGGTGAGATCGCgcggcgatggcgatggcgaaggcacgatctcgccggcgcgggTTGGGGCGCGATCGCGCCGGCgcggcgatggcgaaggcgatCTCACTCTCTgtactctctcttcgtgctctctctctctctctctctctctctctctctctctctctcttcgtgctctgtctctctgttttctggaaaatttctatttgaaggtaaaatagagaTGGAAATTGTTTTACGGGTGGGAAGGGGGTATTTTACGGTCAATGCAAGTGATTTTCAGTTTGACCAAGTTTTCAGTTGTTACCAAACACACGCAAACGCGTaaaacattttttgaaacttatttactatccaaccaaacgcagccttaatAATTGATTTCACACCACtacaaaaaatttgagttaTAACAGTGGTCTTTTTTATAGCGCTTACAAAAATGCTACTATAATGGATTTATGGTAGCAGATTTTTAAATGCTACTATAAATCTCTTTGCAGCAGCGATTTTTTTGTAACCGCTACAATATACTTTGTTTTTTGTAGCGGTTTCTCAACTGCTACAATATACTTTACTTTTTGTGCTTCTATAGGATTTTTCTAAATACAAaactacaataaatttttttttttttttgtaacagtTTCCCAAAAGctacaatatattttattttttgtgtgttctATAGGTTTTTCCTAAATACAAAACTACAAAGTTttgtcctttttgtttttttttaatatatatatatatataatccaatGTAGAAAACTTATCTCCGGAATGTCCATAACTAgagaaatatttttctaaaaatttcaaaatgaacaATATACCCCTAGACCTccaaatttacaaaatatattagGAATgattaaaatgaacaaaacaaaaatccctcaactcacaaaataataaaaatacccCCCAAACCATAGTATTACTACTATTATCTATTGGTTTAAATTGTGAAGATGTTTATCCTCAGCAATCTTAGTGTGGTGTCAAACACCTATTGAAAATTCCATAATTTCCTAACTCATTTTAGtgacatataatatataaatataaatatatatatatatatatatatatatgtgtgtgtgtgtgtgtgtgtgtgtgtgtgtgtgcgtgtgcgcgcgcgcgcgtgtggggagggggggggagaactaacattttattatttattctatgTGATTAGAAAGATTACTAATAgaataaatatgtttattttgttatattaattattttaagcataatgaaattttcatatcatttttctaatatttatacgaaaaacaattgatttttttttatatgtgagaaacaattggtttgaaatatggtattcttgctcaaattaagtttttttttttttttgcaacaattgaaacaatgtccaacaaaaaggagaaaaaaaaaattagttacacacaatcaagaatgtaaaaaaacACAGCAATTAAaggatatttgcatttttttttagtaggcatGAAACATGCCTATCTATATTAGCcactatatcatgcaattttcaatttgtaaacacacacacatagtaTAATAAAATCACTAAACTatactgtggggagtaaaaggacccaagcgggcatttgggtctttgggctctagcaaggagggccgatctgttcttgagctaagaatttgttagtactacgaatcggcccatacgccgagggtctgaggacacatccgagggtgagtttctcctcagacagacccaagagaactcggagattcactacgaaggtcaaggcagaattccggaaagactgttggttaagaggggggaaaccctgaacctgctaaatacaccggtgttagaaaaatatcatgagcaaaggctgccacctccacattaaagactctacacctacctccctggccgcattaatggggaagtaacccctgaatagtagaactgaaacttctggttactattcaaaggcactaagagaagaaatatctagaggggagggaatttgagcaacacgtggataaagcatcaggagaagaagtatttaggGGGGGCAGTCTGTAACCAAAACGGGaggaagaattgtaatctttaagaaagaaagagaaataatacagaagtagtcctcggctcatgTCCGAAGAggtccatctgcaattatcattcattatttacaagtgtttgcacaccatagtctgttatcaagttctcagtacctctaatctagatttcaagcccacactctacaaatttcattgtttaaggctcattgggcctgagcccataattgtctttgggtccaggtgcaattgtgcacttacatatacttactgtctttctattttgtatataaaataactaaatattacaatttttttatttgaaaagttattgaaataaatttttttatacattgatTGTTGGGGTGGAGGATTTGAGCCTTAGATGTTTCTATTGGAAATGTGTCAACCAATTAATTTACAAGATTCTtggagaaaactaataataagtttCCCCGCACATCGTGCGGGAACTCAGCTAGCATTAAAGAAATGAGAAGAGCATAAATTCCAAGTTATTGGACCATGTATAATGCTATTTATgtatctaataaaaattttaaaaataaaatggctCATACACCATGGCAAAAAAGTTAGTCCTAGTAGctgagaaaatattattttaaatccaCAATTTAAATAATGCAAGTAATAATATTGTTTCAGATCCAAAATAGTCACTAGAcacattacaataaaaacaatatagaTAGACTGTTACTCAAGCAAGGATAAACTAATTACGCAAGCTACAACTTAAACTAATGCCATAATATTCTCTTCCTTTGAAAGGATTAATCACCAAGAATCATTCCCTCTTGTGGAAGTGGCTTGATTTCAACATTAACACCAACCTGTTTTTTTGCCatgtctatttaaaaaaatatccatATAGATAAGTATCAACACTAATCACATATTCATTATACACAAATCCAACAAGAAATGTATAGCATATCATCACTAACAAAATTTCTAAGATAAAGAACTGATGTAATGCTCAAAGAACTGATGTAAGCTTCATCTTTGAGATAAAGAACTGATGTAATGCTCAAAGAGGCTACctgaaaagttttaaaaagtcaAGAGGGTATAGAATAAGTgatcaagaagaaaaataaaatatattatgctCGTACTACTTctaatttaattgagaaaatataaataaataaataaaatttgacactaAGAAAACATAAACTTTAActgttataaataaataattttaaacttatactaacctttttcttaaatttaagaCCCCTACACCTTTGAAGAGTTGTAGAAGACAACTATATATAGTTTATCTATGACATTCAAAAATCAATAGTCTAAATTTAGATGTTTATAGACATATAATCTTGTTTCTGTAAAAAAAGGCATACCATATATTTCAAAAGAAAGAATTGCGTACTCGTATATATGACATATATTTCTAATAAAGtactccaaaaatatatatatatatatatatatatatatatatatatatatatatctaattatAAAGGCCTCCACAAACgtatccaaaaagaaaacagagtGACAGAAATACATACCTATAACAATAATAGATAGGATAGGTAGAAGATGCAACATTGTCTTGAGGATTTGGGGGTGATGAGTCTGActacataaaagaaaatagaaaatgtataaaattttctatctAGGAATTATAAGAGAATGTTATTAATGGTGGAGAGAAAAAGTTGATATATGAAGATACAAAGGTAGAGtttaaagtttatatatattaaaagaaagttCAAGTAGCCGTGTGttagtgaaaataaaaaagaagttgatAGACTTCAGTAGATTAACCTTCTATccatctatcaaaaaaaaaacttctatcctttactaaaaaaaagtataataggTTAACCAAAATAGGGAGAAAAagtgaagggaaaaaataaaagaaaagtattAGAAATGAATAAAcgtgaaggaaaaaataattacagaaaaattttagaaacatttttttttaataatcctCAATATAATTGATTAGCTGTAATACAATATTAGGCTTTTGTGTCTATCCAAACTGTTTTTTTCACCTATGAGAAGTCTATTTCTATCCAAAGAAAGAGATTGATATATtagtattaaattattaagtttTGTGTTTTTCAAACTTTATCCAAAGAGGTGATAAAGTAGTAGATGGAATCctgataataacaaataatttacAAACTTAAAAATTCTACAATTTGGTGAATTCATTTGGTACAACCACAGTttttaagcccaacttttattatatagtatatgatatgatatgatattgtGAACAAATAAATTTAGCTCTCAAGACTATAAAATATATGGAAAAAATTGAGTATGTTACCAAATTTATCCAGCGaggaaaaaaatcctaagaatatgaggaaaataaatttatttttaatatctccttttaaaaaaatagtgaataaccaattttttaataataaatgagGGTACAACTAtggttttttgaaattaaaaccaTTTATATTGACCATTATAAAAatctaataatattataattagttACTTTGATTAA is a genomic window containing:
- the LOC142632726 gene encoding uncharacterized protein LOC142632726, with product MATTSPSLPMQQQPGQTLTYNPVAVPNNNAAWSSSGSIGPFFAVMSVLTVLAILSCLLGRMCTKEAVTPLESIKDRGCLGWVKRKCRQCMSCDIQVGMKMMSFCKGRNECNVKDGEVQQLPQP